In a single window of the Deinococcus reticulitermitis genome:
- a CDS encoding DUF5691 domain-containing protein codes for MSRDLRALAAAALRGTARAELPSPSSSALGAALARIQAETPEAALLARAAVAALHDRAGKPLQTAETPPPVPAPPAERSLPPALGRLLLRFADLSTPLARLALADAEKRGWTLGGELALRLYAARADLAPALWPLLDERAEVTLREHPMRAKWEKATAEVQWQVRLGTLEERRRRDPEEGAAELLELWKESKADERRDLLALLRRTLHEADRPLLVHAATDRVNELSKGARQLQGHLPGPLQDRLRAVLREAVVPARSRGKSGRKLTFPPFTLPPELGQPKANDYHDSDLHRLLGALPTPLILETLGVEWDLLETALHNQSGSLIDEVTNPQVAALLTDVWTSLRCYSRGESYSPHHLSALLETLDTAPASEQPTLRDVLARTLAEARLSGLSWLERELLAALGRLLDPDTAVPDLDPPPFELPPRPKQFSSWQTPERWEEEQRRTYDRQQAEYAAAWHTLTATLRLRREWQGALAQL; via the coding sequence GTGAGCCGCGACCTGCGCGCCCTGGCTGCCGCCGCCCTGCGCGGCACCGCCCGCGCCGAGCTGCCTTCTCCGTCGTCCAGCGCCCTGGGAGCGGCGCTCGCCCGCATCCAGGCCGAGACCCCGGAAGCGGCCTTGCTCGCCCGCGCCGCTGTGGCCGCCCTGCATGACCGCGCGGGGAAGCCGCTCCAGACCGCCGAAACGCCCCCTCCGGTGCCGGCCCCACCTGCCGAGCGGTCCCTGCCGCCCGCGCTGGGCCGGCTGCTGCTCCGTTTCGCCGACCTGTCCACGCCGCTCGCCCGGCTGGCGCTCGCCGACGCGGAAAAGCGCGGCTGGACCCTGGGCGGCGAACTCGCGCTGCGGCTCTACGCGGCCCGGGCGGACCTCGCGCCGGCGCTGTGGCCGCTGCTCGACGAGCGGGCGGAGGTGACGCTGCGCGAGCACCCGATGCGGGCCAAGTGGGAGAAGGCCACCGCCGAAGTTCAGTGGCAGGTCCGGCTGGGCACCCTGGAGGAGCGGCGCCGCCGTGACCCGGAGGAGGGCGCCGCTGAGTTGCTGGAGCTGTGGAAGGAGAGCAAGGCCGACGAGCGCCGCGACCTGCTCGCGCTGCTGCGCCGCACGCTGCATGAGGCTGACCGCCCGCTGCTCGTCCACGCGGCGACCGACCGCGTGAACGAACTGTCCAAAGGGGCGCGCCAGCTTCAGGGGCATCTGCCCGGCCCGCTGCAAGACCGGCTGCGGGCCGTGCTCAGGGAGGCCGTGGTGCCCGCACGCTCGCGTGGCAAGTCGGGCCGCAAGCTCACCTTTCCTCCCTTCACGCTGCCGCCGGAACTTGGGCAACCGAAGGCGAACGACTATCACGATTCGGACCTCCACCGCCTGCTCGGAGCGTTGCCGACGCCGCTGATATTGGAGACGCTCGGGGTGGAGTGGGACCTGCTCGAAACGGCCCTGCACAACCAGAGCGGGTCGCTGATCGACGAGGTGACGAATCCCCAGGTGGCCGCCCTGCTGACCGACGTGTGGACTTCGCTGCGCTGCTACAGCCGGGGCGAAAGCTATAGCCCCCACCACCTGAGCGCCCTGCTGGAGACGCTGGACACGGCGCCCGCCTCTGAGCAGCCCACGCTGCGGGACGTGCTGGCGAGGACGCTGGCGGAAGCGCGGCTGTCCGGTCTGAGCTGGCTCGAAAGAGAACTGCTCGCCGCGCTGGGCCGCCTGCTCGACCCGGACACGGCGGTACCCGACCTCGACCCGCCGCCCTTTGAGCTGCCGCCGCGCCCCAAACAGTTCTCAAGCTGGCAGACCCCCGAACGCTGGGAAGAGGAGCAGCGCCGCACCTACGACCGCCAGCAGGCCGAGTACGCCGCTGCCTGGCACACCTTGACCGCCACCCTGCGTCTGCGCCGCGAGTGGCAAGGCGCCCTCGCCCAGCTCTGA
- a CDS encoding SWIM zinc finger family protein yields the protein MAVSTSLTPETVQAFAPDPASFKAGQKLAVPGKWPTLARDGDVLWGEAQGSGAHPYLVAADLRTPEFASKCSCPSRKFPCKHALGLLLLHAAGAGSWQSAAVPEELNKWLEGRTQRAQAAPKASEAVDPAAQAKRQEKREKKMDAGLGELERWLGDLVHEGLLAARTRAYADWDRQAARMVDAQLPGAARRIRELPQHLHEESGEALLRALGELYLLAQGWRQRESLSGAERADLLTALGVGFDRLALAPAEPADWWVAGAVTEDEGRLTLRRTWLLGEGGQSALLLDFAPQGQALPVPLPPLTRLRGAVAYAPSAFPQRAVLGEVAGEAVAAPLPPQGRRLAEVPALFAQALALNPWLERVGVLVGPVYFGRNPAQLCDLAGHALRLDGRVTPDELWRWQAQCATESAYVFGEWNGVAFLPLAVTPQAEAQP from the coding sequence TTGGCCGTTTCCACATCCCTGACCCCTGAAACCGTTCAGGCGTTCGCCCCCGACCCCGCCAGCTTCAAGGCGGGGCAGAAACTCGCCGTGCCTGGCAAGTGGCCTACCCTCGCCCGCGACGGCGACGTGCTGTGGGGCGAGGCGCAGGGGAGCGGCGCCCACCCGTACCTGGTGGCCGCCGACCTGCGCACGCCGGAGTTTGCGAGCAAGTGCTCGTGTCCCAGCCGCAAGTTTCCCTGCAAGCACGCGCTGGGGCTGCTGCTGCTGCACGCGGCGGGCGCCGGCAGCTGGCAGAGCGCCGCCGTGCCCGAAGAACTGAATAAGTGGCTCGAAGGCCGCACCCAGCGCGCTCAGGCCGCGCCGAAAGCTAGCGAGGCCGTCGACCCCGCCGCCCAGGCCAAGCGCCAGGAGAAACGCGAAAAGAAGATGGACGCGGGCTTAGGTGAGCTGGAGCGCTGGCTCGGCGACCTCGTGCATGAAGGGCTGCTCGCCGCGCGCACCCGCGCCTACGCCGACTGGGACCGCCAGGCCGCCCGGATGGTGGACGCCCAGCTTCCCGGCGCAGCGCGGCGCATCCGCGAGTTGCCGCAACACCTGCACGAGGAAAGCGGCGAGGCCCTGCTCCGCGCGCTCGGGGAGCTGTACCTGCTCGCCCAGGGCTGGCGCCAGCGCGAGTCGCTCTCCGGCGCGGAGCGCGCCGACCTGCTCACGGCGCTCGGGGTGGGCTTTGACCGCTTGGCGCTCGCCCCTGCCGAGCCCGCCGACTGGTGGGTGGCTGGCGCGGTGACCGAAGACGAAGGCCGCCTCACCCTGCGCCGGACCTGGCTGCTCGGCGAGGGGGGGCAGTCGGCGCTGCTCCTCGACTTCGCGCCGCAGGGGCAGGCGCTGCCCGTTCCCCTGCCGCCCCTGACCCGGCTGCGGGGCGCCGTCGCCTACGCGCCCTCGGCCTTTCCCCAGCGCGCCGTGCTCGGGGAGGTCGCCGGTGAGGCGGTCGCGGCCCCCCTCCCGCCACAGGGCCGCCGCCTCGCCGAAGTGCCGGCCCTGTTCGCGCAGGCGCTGGCGCTCAATCCCTGGCTGGAGCGCGTGGGCGTCCTGGTGGGGCCGGTTTACTTTGGGCGCAACCCCGCGCAGCTGTGTGACCTCGCCGGGCACGCGCTGAGGCTCGATGGCCGCGTGACCCCGGACGAGCTGTGGCGCTGGCAGGCCCAGTGCGCCACGGAGAGCGCCTACGTCTTCGGGGAGTGGAACGGCGTGGCCTTCCTGCCGCTCGCCGTAACACCCCAGGCCGAGGCCCAGCCGTGA
- the hpaI gene encoding 4-hydroxy-2-oxoheptanedioate aldolase codes for MLRGVTPLLHNSFKAALRRGEPQIGLWLGLASPYTAEICAGAGFDWLLIDAEHAPNNVRSVLAQLQALAAYPVRPVVRPPVGETHLIKQYLDLGVQTLVIPMVETAEQARALVQATRYPPQGVRGVGSALARASRWNGVPNYLHAANGEICLIVQLESKSALEHLDDILGVEGVDGVFIGPADLSASLGHLGDPGHPEVTQAIEGALRRIVASGKGAGILSSDPALSQRYLDLGCTFVAVGVDTSLLASAARHLAQRFKGRAAAEPQAGSVY; via the coding sequence ATGCTGAGGGGCGTGACCCCCCTCCTCCACAATTCCTTCAAGGCCGCGCTGCGCCGGGGCGAGCCGCAGATCGGCCTCTGGCTGGGGCTCGCGAGTCCGTATACGGCGGAAATCTGCGCGGGGGCCGGCTTCGACTGGCTGCTGATCGACGCCGAGCACGCCCCGAACAACGTGCGGAGCGTGCTCGCGCAGCTTCAGGCGCTCGCCGCCTACCCGGTCCGACCGGTCGTGCGCCCGCCGGTCGGGGAGACGCACCTGATCAAGCAGTACCTCGACCTCGGCGTGCAGACGCTGGTGATTCCGATGGTCGAGACCGCCGAGCAGGCCCGCGCCCTGGTGCAGGCGACCCGCTACCCGCCGCAGGGCGTCCGGGGCGTGGGCAGCGCCCTGGCCCGCGCCTCACGTTGGAACGGCGTGCCGAACTACCTGCACGCGGCGAACGGCGAGATCTGCCTGATCGTGCAGCTGGAGTCGAAATCGGCGCTGGAGCACCTGGACGACATCCTGGGCGTCGAGGGCGTGGACGGCGTGTTCATCGGCCCCGCCGACCTGAGCGCGAGCCTGGGACACCTCGGTGATCCCGGGCACCCCGAAGTCACCCAGGCCATTGAGGGGGCGCTGCGCCGGATCGTGGCGAGCGGCAAGGGCGCCGGGATTCTGAGTTCGGACCCGGCCCTCTCCCAGCGTTACCTCGACCTCGGCTGCACCTTCGTCGCGGTGGGCGTGGACACCAGCCTGCTCGCCTCCGCCGCCCGGCACCTCGCGCAGCGCTTCAAGGGGCGGGCCGCCGCAGAGCCGCAGGCCGGCAGCGTGTACTGA
- a CDS encoding NAD-dependent malic enzyme — MSHRILPLTDHYDVKRGEDGHRSLHPLVRGFNLTRIPLLNKGTAFTEEERALLGLEGLLAPQVDDLEVLTERAYREFRKREAPMDQHVYLRNLQDRNEVLFYALLARHVVEMLPIVYTPTVGEAVKRFSQIYRYPRGLTLSTRNIARAGEALGNVPLNDVRIIVATDSSAILGIGDQGLGGMAISIGKLSLYTVAGGVGPDKTLPVELDVGTGRADLRGDPHYLGVKHERLTGEAYFAFMDHFVEATLQRYPKALIQWEDFAKDAAFEVLRRYRRVVPSFNDDIQGTGAVVLAGVMSGCRIKGERLRDQVIVVHGAGAGGAGVAAALREGLRREGLSPQEITRRVFVLDSRGLLTDDRAMEDYKRPLATPRALTEGWEGTDLLSVVRQTGATVLLGLSGVPGTFDEEITAAALANTPRPLIFPLSNPTAHSEALPEDLLRWTGGQAIVATGSPFAPVELGGQTHEIGQGNNAFIFPGLGFGCVLARVREVTDEMVTEAAYALADYTARHHPGRTYPPVDELSRASIEVAVAVIRQALRDGVASEFKVRRMDDAELHAYVERKFWTPRYLPYRP; from the coding sequence ATGAGCCACAGAATCTTGCCTCTGACCGACCACTACGACGTCAAGCGCGGTGAGGACGGGCACCGCTCGCTGCATCCCCTGGTGCGCGGCTTCAACCTCACGCGCATTCCGCTGCTCAACAAGGGCACGGCGTTTACGGAAGAGGAGCGCGCACTGCTGGGGCTCGAGGGCCTGCTCGCGCCGCAGGTCGACGACCTGGAGGTGCTGACCGAGCGCGCCTACCGCGAGTTCCGCAAGCGTGAGGCGCCGATGGACCAGCACGTCTATCTGCGCAACCTCCAAGACCGCAACGAGGTGCTGTTCTACGCGCTGCTCGCCCGGCATGTGGTGGAGATGCTGCCGATCGTGTACACGCCGACCGTCGGCGAGGCGGTCAAGCGCTTCAGCCAGATCTACCGCTACCCGCGCGGCCTGACGCTGAGCACCCGCAACATCGCGCGGGCGGGGGAGGCGCTCGGCAACGTGCCGCTCAACGACGTACGGATCATCGTGGCGACCGATTCGAGCGCGATTCTGGGCATCGGGGACCAGGGCCTCGGCGGCATGGCGATCTCGATCGGCAAGCTCAGCCTCTACACGGTGGCGGGCGGCGTGGGGCCGGACAAGACGCTGCCGGTCGAGCTCGACGTGGGCACGGGCCGCGCCGACCTGCGCGGCGACCCCCACTACCTCGGCGTCAAGCATGAGCGCCTGACCGGTGAGGCGTACTTCGCCTTCATGGACCACTTTGTGGAGGCGACGCTCCAGCGTTACCCCAAGGCGCTGATTCAGTGGGAGGATTTCGCCAAGGACGCCGCCTTCGAGGTGCTGCGCCGCTACCGCCGGGTGGTGCCGAGCTTCAACGACGATATCCAGGGCACCGGCGCGGTCGTGCTCGCCGGGGTGATGAGCGGCTGCCGAATCAAGGGCGAGCGTTTGCGCGATCAGGTGATCGTGGTCCACGGCGCCGGGGCCGGCGGCGCGGGGGTGGCGGCGGCGCTGCGCGAGGGCCTGCGCCGCGAAGGGCTGAGCCCGCAAGAGATCACGCGGCGCGTCTTCGTGCTCGACTCGCGCGGGCTCCTGACCGACGACCGCGCGATGGAGGACTACAAGCGCCCGCTCGCCACGCCGCGCGCATTGACCGAAGGCTGGGAAGGCACCGACCTGCTGAGCGTGGTTCGGCAGACGGGGGCGACGGTGCTGCTCGGGCTCTCGGGGGTGCCGGGCACGTTTGATGAGGAGATCACGGCGGCGGCGCTCGCCAACACCCCGCGCCCGCTGATCTTTCCGCTGTCCAACCCGACGGCCCACAGCGAGGCGCTGCCCGAGGACCTGCTGCGCTGGACTGGCGGGCAGGCCATCGTGGCCACGGGAAGTCCCTTCGCGCCGGTCGAGCTGGGCGGCCAGACCCATGAAATCGGACAGGGCAACAACGCCTTCATCTTCCCGGGGCTGGGCTTCGGCTGCGTGCTCGCGCGGGTGCGGGAGGTGACCGACGAGATGGTGACTGAAGCCGCCTACGCGCTTGCCGACTACACCGCCCGGCATCACCCGGGCCGCACCTACCCGCCGGTAGACGAGCTCTCACGCGCCAGCATCGAGGTCGCGGTCGCTGTGATCCGCCAGGCCCTGCGCGACGGCGTGGCCAGCGAGTTCAAGGTGCGCCGGATGGACGACGCCGAGCTGCACGCCTACGTCGAGCGCAAATTCTGGACGCCGAGATACCTCCCCTACCGGCCCTGA
- a CDS encoding ADP-ribose pyrophosphatase — protein MNTRAALDGAVYVGRFQPPHAAHVGSVVQALGALGSGGRVLVLLGSANLARSVKNPFTPAERAFLFRAALQEVGADTRRVIFRPLPDRFDPPRWAADVRAAADAVFRPGARLALVGLEKDASSDYLRWFPGWARLEVAATPGLNATDLRAALLTGQPLPAEVSPAVARQLSVFARTPTAARLRREWAAVDAGRTALASTALLHERRWLRVEGGEVWLNHRAGPIGQGLWELPGAVLLPGEPVPAGGHLFDHPARALLKPTAAQVVPGPAPRPFGARPVHLEVALAHPRNFHEDHGVIVARLTGRETPEVQGR, from the coding sequence GTGAACACGCGAGCGGCCCTGGACGGCGCCGTCTACGTGGGGCGCTTCCAGCCTCCCCACGCGGCGCACGTCGGGAGCGTGGTGCAGGCGCTCGGGGCGCTGGGGAGCGGTGGGCGGGTCCTCGTGCTGCTCGGCAGCGCCAACCTCGCGCGCAGCGTCAAGAATCCCTTCACCCCCGCCGAGCGCGCCTTCCTCTTCCGCGCGGCGTTGCAGGAAGTCGGCGCTGACACACGCCGGGTCATCTTCCGGCCACTCCCCGACCGCTTCGACCCTCCGCGCTGGGCGGCGGACGTGCGGGCGGCGGCGGACGCGGTGTTCAGGCCAGGCGCGCGGCTCGCGCTGGTGGGGCTGGAAAAGGACGCGAGCTCGGACTACCTGCGCTGGTTCCCCGGCTGGGCGCGGCTGGAGGTGGCCGCCACCCCCGGCCTGAACGCCACCGATCTGCGCGCGGCGCTGCTGACGGGGCAGCCTCTGCCTGCCGAGGTCTCACCCGCTGTGGCCCGGCAGCTCAGCGTGTTTGCGCGCACCCCCACCGCCGCCCGGCTGCGGCGCGAGTGGGCGGCGGTGGACGCCGGGCGCACGGCCCTCGCTTCCACGGCTCTGCTGCACGAGCGGCGCTGGCTACGTGTGGAAGGAGGAGAGGTGTGGCTGAATCACCGTGCCGGTCCGATCGGTCAGGGGCTATGGGAACTGCCGGGCGCGGTCCTGTTGCCCGGCGAGCCGGTTCCGGCCGGAGGGCACCTCTTCGACCACCCGGCGCGCGCGCTGCTGAAGCCGACCGCCGCGCAGGTGGTCCCCGGCCCGGCCCCCCGGCCCTTCGGTGCCCGCCCGGTGCACCTCGAGGTCGCCCTCGCGCACCCCCGCAACTTTCACGAGGACCACGGGGTGATCGTGGCGCGGCTGACCGGACGGGAGACGCCGGAAGTTCAGGGCCGGTAG
- the pncB gene encoding nicotinate phosphoribosyltransferase, translating into MTRNTPPALPTLLTDLYQLTMMQGYFFAGLHEQEATFDLYFRRLPYQGGYAVWAGLEPLLDWLAGVRFGEDELDYLASLGGFRPEFLAALRGWRFGCEVTAFPEGRVVFSNEPLLTVRGPLWEGQLVETALLNSLNFQTLVATKAARCVLAAQAGGATVLEFGARRAQGPDGAISAARAAFVGGATGTSNVEAGRRFGLPVSGTHAHAWVESFPDELSAFRAYADLYPDGTVLLLDTVDTLQSGLPNALTVAAELRARGHELRGVRLDSGDLAYLSRVIRAAFDEAGFPDVKIVASNDLSESVIAGVIAEGGRVDVYGVGTQLATAGGPGGGALGGVYKLAELAGQPRMKLTGDPGKASLPGRKAVWRAAEREGAEKGADPPYAWDVLTLGDAPRAGLLVSDPTNPLRAARLPGHLHWQPAREVVLRGGKRTRPAETLPEIQDRARQDLRRVPPETRRLLNPHVYRVSLAPEVAELRDRTAAELRSRLP; encoded by the coding sequence ATGACCCGGAACACCCCGCCTGCCCTGCCTACGCTGCTGACCGACCTGTACCAACTCACGATGATGCAGGGCTACTTCTTCGCTGGCCTGCACGAGCAGGAGGCCACCTTCGACCTCTATTTCCGCCGGCTGCCCTACCAGGGCGGCTACGCGGTGTGGGCGGGCCTGGAGCCGCTGCTCGACTGGCTCGCCGGGGTGCGTTTCGGGGAAGATGAGCTCGACTACCTCGCCTCGCTCGGGGGGTTCCGGCCCGAGTTTCTGGCCGCGCTGCGCGGGTGGCGCTTCGGGTGCGAGGTGACGGCATTTCCCGAAGGCCGCGTCGTGTTTTCCAACGAACCGCTGCTCACTGTGCGCGGGCCGCTGTGGGAAGGGCAACTGGTCGAGACGGCGTTGCTCAACAGCCTCAACTTCCAGACGCTGGTGGCGACGAAGGCGGCCCGCTGCGTCCTCGCGGCGCAGGCGGGCGGGGCGACGGTTCTCGAGTTCGGCGCGCGCCGCGCCCAGGGGCCGGACGGAGCGATCAGCGCGGCGCGCGCGGCCTTCGTCGGTGGGGCGACCGGCACGAGCAACGTCGAGGCGGGCCGGCGCTTCGGCCTCCCCGTTTCGGGTACGCACGCCCACGCCTGGGTGGAGAGCTTTCCTGACGAGTTGAGTGCTTTCCGCGCCTACGCCGACCTCTACCCGGACGGCACGGTGCTGCTGCTCGACACAGTGGATACCCTACAAAGCGGCCTGCCCAACGCGCTGACCGTCGCTGCGGAGCTGCGCGCCCGCGGTCACGAACTGCGCGGGGTGCGGCTCGACTCGGGCGACCTTGCCTACCTCTCGCGGGTGATTCGCGCGGCCTTCGACGAGGCAGGGTTCCCGGACGTGAAGATCGTGGCGAGCAACGACCTCTCCGAATCGGTGATCGCGGGCGTGATCGCCGAAGGCGGGCGGGTGGACGTGTACGGCGTCGGCACCCAGCTCGCCACGGCGGGTGGTCCGGGCGGCGGCGCGCTCGGCGGGGTCTACAAACTTGCCGAACTCGCGGGGCAGCCGCGCATGAAGCTCACGGGAGATCCCGGCAAGGCGAGCCTGCCCGGGCGCAAGGCCGTCTGGCGCGCGGCGGAGCGTGAGGGCGCAGAGAAAGGCGCAGACCCCCCCTATGCCTGGGACGTGCTCACGTTGGGAGACGCGCCGCGCGCGGGACTGCTGGTCAGCGACCCCACCAACCCGCTGCGCGCCGCGCGCCTCCCCGGTCACCTGCACTGGCAGCCCGCGCGTGAGGTGGTGCTGCGTGGGGGAAAGCGCACCCGCCCAGCCGAGACCCTCCCCGAGATCCAGGACCGCGCCCGGCAGGACCTGCGCCGCGTGCCTCCTGAAACCCGGCGCCTGCTCAATCCCCACGTCTACCGCGTGAGTCTCGCGCCCGAGGTCGCCGAGCTGCGCGACCGCACCGCCGCCGAGCTGCGCTCACGGTTGCCGTGA
- a CDS encoding MFS transporter — MTASPPKELTIDQAIDSLGLGAFQWRLLAICGLTWAADAMEVLLMGFALPGISAAFGLERGSPQATWLLTATFAGMLVGAWLWGYLADRLGRRTVFLITVSLGVVFGFAGAFAPGLEWLLLARFLTGFAIGGTLPVDYSMMAEFVPTPWRGRFLVYLESFWALGTVLVAALAWWVSTAFDPAVGWRYLLAFAALPGLIGLIARFGIPDSPRSLLARGQERQARGALERVARANGGTLPELPLARPVAGARVTLSRLFQGLLGRRTGLLALVWFGLSLGYYGIFSWLPSFLRAQGLDLGAVYRTTLLLALAQVPGYLLAAFLVEKVGRRATLTGFLAVSALSAYLFLGAQTPGAVLLTSAGLSFALLGAWGALYAYTPELFPTSLRSTGMGFVSGVARLASVISPSVGALLLTGELPIALTVFALALAVAAACAWAIGVETRGRALPEVTA, encoded by the coding sequence GTGACTGCTTCCCCCCCGAAGGAATTGACGATCGACCAGGCCATTGACAGCCTCGGCCTGGGCGCCTTTCAGTGGCGCCTGCTCGCCATCTGCGGACTGACCTGGGCCGCCGACGCGATGGAGGTGCTGCTGATGGGCTTCGCGCTCCCGGGGATCAGCGCAGCGTTTGGGCTGGAGCGCGGCTCACCGCAGGCGACGTGGCTCCTCACCGCCACCTTTGCCGGAATGCTGGTGGGAGCGTGGCTGTGGGGTTACCTCGCCGACCGTCTGGGGCGACGCACGGTTTTCCTGATCACGGTGTCGCTCGGGGTGGTGTTCGGGTTCGCCGGGGCGTTTGCGCCGGGTCTCGAATGGCTGCTGCTCGCGCGTTTCCTGACCGGATTCGCCATCGGGGGGACCCTGCCGGTCGACTATTCGATGATGGCTGAATTCGTGCCGACCCCGTGGCGCGGGCGCTTCCTGGTGTATCTGGAGAGCTTCTGGGCGCTCGGAACGGTCCTGGTCGCCGCGCTCGCGTGGTGGGTGAGCACCGCTTTCGATCCGGCGGTGGGCTGGCGCTACCTCCTCGCCTTCGCCGCGCTTCCTGGGCTGATCGGCCTGATCGCACGGTTCGGCATTCCCGACTCGCCGCGCTCGCTGCTTGCGCGCGGGCAGGAGCGGCAGGCGCGCGGGGCGCTCGAGCGGGTCGCGCGGGCCAACGGCGGGACGCTGCCGGAGCTTCCGCTCGCCCGCCCGGTGGCCGGCGCCCGCGTCACGCTCTCGCGGCTGTTCCAGGGCCTCCTGGGCCGGCGCACGGGCCTGCTTGCGCTGGTGTGGTTCGGGCTGTCGCTCGGGTACTACGGCATCTTCTCGTGGCTGCCGAGCTTCCTGCGGGCGCAGGGCCTCGACCTGGGCGCGGTGTACCGCACGACGCTGCTGCTCGCCCTCGCGCAGGTGCCGGGCTACCTGCTCGCGGCCTTCCTGGTGGAAAAGGTGGGGCGCCGGGCCACCCTGACGGGCTTCCTGGCGGTGAGTGCCCTGAGCGCCTATCTCTTCCTGGGCGCGCAGACGCCGGGCGCGGTGCTGCTGACCTCGGCCGGGCTGTCCTTCGCGCTGCTCGGGGCGTGGGGGGCGCTGTACGCCTACACGCCGGAACTGTTTCCGACTTCCCTGCGAAGCACGGGGATGGGCTTTGTCAGCGGTGTCGCCCGGCTCGCCAGCGTGATCTCACCGAGCGTCGGGGCGCTGCTGCTCACGGGGGAGCTGCCCATCGCCCTGACGGTCTTCGCGCTCGCGCTCGCGGTGGCGGCCGCCTGCGCCTGGGCGATCGGCGTCGAGACGCGCGGCCGCGCCCTGCCGGAGGTGACCGCATGA
- the nadE gene encoding ammonia-dependent NAD(+) synthetase, whose protein sequence is MTELSPLRERIRRELHVQPDIDPAQELERRVSFLCSYLRAGGLSGFVLGISGGQDSTLAGRLCQLAAERLRAEGGNADFLAMRLPYGVQADETDAQAALEFIRPDRVVTVNIRAAVDASAGAAREALGSELRDFVRGNIKARERMIAQYALAGQEHKLVVGTDHAAEAVTGFYTKFGDGGADLTPLTGLTKRQGAQLLQHLGAPEATWRKVPTADLEDDRPGLPDELALGLSYDQIDAYLEGREVSEDVSARIERHFLSTRHKRTLPVTPFDDWWQQE, encoded by the coding sequence ATGACCGAGCTCTCCCCCCTCCGCGAGCGCATCCGGCGTGAACTGCACGTGCAGCCCGACATCGATCCGGCGCAGGAGCTTGAGCGCCGCGTCTCCTTCCTGTGCAGCTACCTGCGCGCTGGCGGGCTGAGCGGCTTCGTGCTTGGCATCAGCGGGGGACAGGACTCGACGCTCGCGGGGAGGCTGTGTCAGCTCGCCGCCGAGCGCCTGAGGGCGGAGGGAGGAAACGCCGACTTCCTCGCCATGCGCCTCCCCTACGGCGTGCAGGCCGACGAGACCGACGCCCAGGCCGCGCTGGAGTTCATCCGCCCCGACCGGGTGGTGACGGTAAATATCCGGGCGGCGGTAGACGCTTCAGCGGGAGCGGCGCGGGAGGCACTGGGCAGTGAGCTGCGCGATTTCGTGCGCGGCAATATCAAGGCCCGCGAGCGGATGATCGCCCAGTACGCCCTCGCCGGGCAGGAGCACAAGCTGGTGGTGGGCACCGACCACGCCGCCGAGGCCGTCACAGGCTTCTACACCAAGTTCGGAGACGGCGGCGCGGACCTCACCCCGCTTACTGGCCTGACCAAGCGCCAGGGCGCGCAGCTGCTTCAGCACCTTGGGGCCCCCGAGGCCACCTGGCGTAAGGTCCCCACCGCCGATCTCGAAGACGACCGGCCCGGCCTCCCCGACGAGCTGGCGCTGGGGCTCAGCTACGACCAGATCGACGCCTATCTCGAGGGGCGCGAGGTCAGCGAAGACGTCAGCGCCCGGATTGAGCGCCATTTTCTCAGCACCCGGCACAAGCGGACGCTGCCGGTGACCCCGTTCGACGACTGGTGGCAGCAGGAATAA
- a CDS encoding manganese catalase family protein — protein sequence MFLRIDKLQYELPMPKEANPNGAATVQELMGGRFGEMSTLMNYMTQSFNFRGKTTLAPYYELIANIAAEELGHIELVSATINALLAGPDPKEQEAPIDPATHPFSFAQDVRNTKHFIAAGPGTLIADSHGKAWTGDYVYSSGNLMLDLTHNFFLEGAARHNKLRVYEMVDDPTAKALVGYLLVRGGVHQIAYAKALESLTGVNMEKMLPMPNIPTAKIPEAKKVMDRGLHQILYRFSPDDYQHLGAIWNGTHPDDGSPVRVGEYTEIEGGKLMDGGHDSAAFSPDWDMAEIMEIARKLHDKARLR from the coding sequence ATGTTTCTGAGAATCGACAAGTTGCAGTACGAACTCCCCATGCCCAAGGAAGCCAACCCGAACGGAGCGGCGACGGTGCAGGAATTGATGGGTGGGCGCTTCGGCGAGATGTCCACCCTGATGAACTACATGACCCAGTCGTTCAACTTCCGGGGCAAGACCACGCTCGCGCCCTACTACGAGCTGATCGCCAACATCGCCGCTGAGGAACTCGGGCACATCGAACTCGTCTCGGCCACCATCAATGCGCTGCTCGCCGGGCCGGACCCCAAGGAACAGGAAGCGCCGATCGATCCCGCGACCCACCCCTTCTCGTTCGCGCAGGACGTGCGCAACACCAAGCACTTCATCGCGGCGGGCCCCGGCACCCTGATCGCCGACTCGCACGGCAAGGCCTGGACCGGCGACTACGTGTACTCGAGCGGCAACCTGATGCTCGACCTGACGCACAACTTCTTCCTGGAGGGCGCGGCGCGCCACAACAAGTTGCGCGTCTACGAGATGGTCGACGACCCGACCGCCAAGGCCCTGGTCGGCTACCTGCTGGTGCGCGGCGGCGTGCACCAGATCGCCTACGCCAAGGCGCTCGAATCCCTGACCGGCGTGAATATGGAAAAGATGCTGCCGATGCCCAACATCCCCACTGCCAAGATCCCCGAGGCGAAGAAAGTGATGGACCGCGGCCTGCACCAGATCCTCTACCGCTTCAGCCCGGACGACTACCAGCACCTCGGCGCGATCTGGAACGGCACGCACCCCGACGACGGCTCCCCCGTGCGCGTCGGCGAGTACACCGAGATTGAGGGCGGCAAGCTGATGGACGGCGGCCACGACTCGGCGGCCTTCTCGCCCGACTGGGACATGGCCGAGATCATGGAGATCGCCCGCAAGCTCCACGACAAGGCCCGGCTGCGCTAA